One genomic segment of Sebastes fasciatus isolate fSebFas1 chromosome 17, fSebFas1.pri, whole genome shotgun sequence includes these proteins:
- the LOC141755026 gene encoding homeobox protein Hox-A2a-like isoform X2: MNYEFERESGFINSQPSLAECLTSFPPVADSFQSSSIKSSTLSRPTLIPPPFEQTIPSLNPSSHPRHGRPRHSPNGCSPLPTASLPPEYPWMREKKASKRSHLPTSTSTISNGHECFSPKGSPEIVDSSGGGGGGGGGSRRLRTAYTNTQLLELEKEFHFNKYLCRPRRVEIAALLELTERQVKVWFQNRRMKHKRQTQSKENHNHNGDGKGTCTEDGIHTDEEEEEDEEEGPLYERSGALLERDTCSFQNNTTQLHNGESMSFAAAASLNSNDKNLKHFPIQAPTVPGCMSTMGPGSACSDNSDSPPALDVSIHDFQVFSSDSCLQLSDAASPSLCESLDSPVDISTDSFYFFSESLTTIDLQHLNY, translated from the exons ATGAATTACGAATTCGAGCGAGAGAGCGGTTTTATCAATAGTCAGCCGTCGCTTGCTGAGTGCCTGACATCTTTCCCCCCTGTCGCTGATTCATTTCAAAGTTCATCAATCAAGAGCTCGACGCTTTCACGCCCGACACTGATTCCTCCTCCCTTTGAGCAGACCATTCCTAGCCTGAATCCGAGCAGCCATCCGCGGCACGGCCGGCCCAGACACAGCCCCAACGGATGCAGCCCGCTGCCCACCGCCTCCTTACCGCCGGAGTACCCCTGGATGCGGGAGAAGAAAGCCTCCAAGAGGAGCCACCTGCCGACCTCTACTTCCACCATCTCAAATGGACACGAGTGTTTTTCTCCAAAAG GCTCGCCTGAGATTGTGGATAGCAgcggtggtggaggtggaggaggaggaggctctcGTCGGCTGCGGACTGCGTACACCAACACccagctgctggagctggagaaGGAGTTCCACTTCAACAAGTATCTGTGCCGGCCGAGGAGAGTGGAAATAGCGGCCCTGCTGGAGCTCACCGAGAGGCAGGTCAAAGTGTGGTTCCAGAACCGGCGCATGAAGCACAAGAGGCAGACGCAGAGCAAGGAGAACCACAACCACAACGGGGATGGGAAAGGGACGTGCACAGAGGACGGCATCCACAccgacgaagaggaggaggaggacgaggaagaaggCCCTCTGTATGAGAGGAGTGGAGCTCTGCTGGAGAGAGATACCTGCTCCTTTCAGAATAACACAACTCAGCTCCACAATGGAGAGTCCATGAgctttgctgctgctgcgtcgCTGAACAGCAATGACAAAAATCTGAAACATTTCCCCATCCAGGCACCCACTGTTCCGGGCTGCATGTCAACAATGGGCCCGGGCTCGGCCTGCTCTG ACAATAGCGATAGTCCCCCGGCCCTGGATGTTTCTATACACGATTTTCAAGTATTCTCGTCGGATTCCTGCCTGCAGCTCTCCGATGCAGCCTCGCCGAGTCTGTGCGAGTCTCTGGACAGCCCCGTGGACATTTCTACGGACAGTTTCTATTTTTTCTCGGAGTCCCTAACTACAATCGACCTGCAGCATCTGAACTATTAA
- the LOC141755026 gene encoding homeobox protein Hox-A2a-like isoform X1 yields MNYEFERESGFINSQPSLAECLTSFPPVADSFQSSSIKSSTLSRPTLIPPPFEQTIPSLNPSSHPRHGRPRHSPNGCSPLPTASLPPEYPWMREKKASKRSHLPTSTSTISNGHECFSPKGSPEIVDSSGGGGGGGGGSRRLRTAYTNTQLLELEKEFHFNKYLCRPRRVEIAALLELTERQVKVWFQNRRMKHKRQTQSKENHNHNGDGKGTCTEDGIHTDEEEEEDEEEGPLYERSGALLERDTCSFQNNTTQLHNGESMSFAAAASLNSNDKNLKHFPIQAPTVPGCMSTMGPGSACSGPDNNNSDSPPALDVSIHDFQVFSSDSCLQLSDAASPSLCESLDSPVDISTDSFYFFSESLTTIDLQHLNY; encoded by the exons ATGAATTACGAATTCGAGCGAGAGAGCGGTTTTATCAATAGTCAGCCGTCGCTTGCTGAGTGCCTGACATCTTTCCCCCCTGTCGCTGATTCATTTCAAAGTTCATCAATCAAGAGCTCGACGCTTTCACGCCCGACACTGATTCCTCCTCCCTTTGAGCAGACCATTCCTAGCCTGAATCCGAGCAGCCATCCGCGGCACGGCCGGCCCAGACACAGCCCCAACGGATGCAGCCCGCTGCCCACCGCCTCCTTACCGCCGGAGTACCCCTGGATGCGGGAGAAGAAAGCCTCCAAGAGGAGCCACCTGCCGACCTCTACTTCCACCATCTCAAATGGACACGAGTGTTTTTCTCCAAAAG GCTCGCCTGAGATTGTGGATAGCAgcggtggtggaggtggaggaggaggaggctctcGTCGGCTGCGGACTGCGTACACCAACACccagctgctggagctggagaaGGAGTTCCACTTCAACAAGTATCTGTGCCGGCCGAGGAGAGTGGAAATAGCGGCCCTGCTGGAGCTCACCGAGAGGCAGGTCAAAGTGTGGTTCCAGAACCGGCGCATGAAGCACAAGAGGCAGACGCAGAGCAAGGAGAACCACAACCACAACGGGGATGGGAAAGGGACGTGCACAGAGGACGGCATCCACAccgacgaagaggaggaggaggacgaggaagaaggCCCTCTGTATGAGAGGAGTGGAGCTCTGCTGGAGAGAGATACCTGCTCCTTTCAGAATAACACAACTCAGCTCCACAATGGAGAGTCCATGAgctttgctgctgctgcgtcgCTGAACAGCAATGACAAAAATCTGAAACATTTCCCCATCCAGGCACCCACTGTTCCGGGCTGCATGTCAACAATGGGCCCGGGCTCGGCCTGCTCTGGCCCAGACAATA ACAATAGCGATAGTCCCCCGGCCCTGGATGTTTCTATACACGATTTTCAAGTATTCTCGTCGGATTCCTGCCTGCAGCTCTCCGATGCAGCCTCGCCGAGTCTGTGCGAGTCTCTGGACAGCCCCGTGGACATTTCTACGGACAGTTTCTATTTTTTCTCGGAGTCCCTAACTACAATCGACCTGCAGCATCTGAACTATTAA
- the LOC141755026 gene encoding homeobox protein Hox-A2a-like isoform X3, which translates to MNYEFERESGFINSQPSLAECLTSFPPVADSFQSSSIKSSTLSRPTLIPPPFEQTIPSLNPSSHPRHGRPRHSPNGCSPLPTASLPPEYPWMREKKASKRSHLPTSTSTISNGHECFSPKGSPEIVDSSGGGGGGGGGSRRLRTAYTNTQLLELEKEFHFNKYLCRPRRVEIAALLELTERQVKVWFQNRRMKHKRQTQSKENHNHNGDGKGTCTEDGIHTDEEEEEDEEEGPLYERSGALLERDTCSFQNNTTQLHNGESMSFAAAASLNSNDKNLKHFPIQAPTVPGCMSTMGPGSACSGPDNTIVPRPWMFLYTIFKYSRRIPACSSPMQPRRVCASLWTAPWTFLRTVSIFSRSP; encoded by the exons ATGAATTACGAATTCGAGCGAGAGAGCGGTTTTATCAATAGTCAGCCGTCGCTTGCTGAGTGCCTGACATCTTTCCCCCCTGTCGCTGATTCATTTCAAAGTTCATCAATCAAGAGCTCGACGCTTTCACGCCCGACACTGATTCCTCCTCCCTTTGAGCAGACCATTCCTAGCCTGAATCCGAGCAGCCATCCGCGGCACGGCCGGCCCAGACACAGCCCCAACGGATGCAGCCCGCTGCCCACCGCCTCCTTACCGCCGGAGTACCCCTGGATGCGGGAGAAGAAAGCCTCCAAGAGGAGCCACCTGCCGACCTCTACTTCCACCATCTCAAATGGACACGAGTGTTTTTCTCCAAAAG GCTCGCCTGAGATTGTGGATAGCAgcggtggtggaggtggaggaggaggaggctctcGTCGGCTGCGGACTGCGTACACCAACACccagctgctggagctggagaaGGAGTTCCACTTCAACAAGTATCTGTGCCGGCCGAGGAGAGTGGAAATAGCGGCCCTGCTGGAGCTCACCGAGAGGCAGGTCAAAGTGTGGTTCCAGAACCGGCGCATGAAGCACAAGAGGCAGACGCAGAGCAAGGAGAACCACAACCACAACGGGGATGGGAAAGGGACGTGCACAGAGGACGGCATCCACAccgacgaagaggaggaggaggacgaggaagaaggCCCTCTGTATGAGAGGAGTGGAGCTCTGCTGGAGAGAGATACCTGCTCCTTTCAGAATAACACAACTCAGCTCCACAATGGAGAGTCCATGAgctttgctgctgctgcgtcgCTGAACAGCAATGACAAAAATCTGAAACATTTCCCCATCCAGGCACCCACTGTTCCGGGCTGCATGTCAACAATGGGCCCGGGCTCGGCCTGCTCTGGCCCAGACAATA CGATAGTCCCCCGGCCCTGGATGTTTCTATACACGATTTTCAAGTATTCTCGTCGGATTCCTGCCTGCAGCTCTCCGATGCAGCCTCGCCGAGTCTGTGCGAGTCTCTGGACAGCCCCGTGGACATTTCTACGGACAGTTTCTATTTTTTCTCGGAGTCCCTAA